Proteins co-encoded in one Cyprinus carpio isolate SPL01 chromosome B5, ASM1834038v1, whole genome shotgun sequence genomic window:
- the LOC122137364 gene encoding MICOS complex subunit MIC27-like, with protein sequence MILKYAALPAAVVAVGLSSFRIYSINEKINEKLISPRELSIYSPDGPAVRFVEEQPGVVQTGLGAVRVGLQPYVRAVQNTFTSVKVGVISVYHAGQDSYQFLRDPPPGFLPRVGVICVSGLGGLILARKGKCCFTV encoded by the exons ATG ATTCTGAAATATGCTGCGCTtcctgctgctgttgttgcagtGGGTTTGAGTTCATTCAGGATTTATTCCATAAATGAGAAGATAAACGAGAAGCTAATATCTCCAAGAGAG TTGTCTATCTACTCTCCAGATGGTCCTGCTGTGCGGTTTGTGGAGGAACAGCCTGGGGTAGTGCAGACGGGGCTGGGGGCCGTGAGGGTGGGCCTGCAGCCGTACGTCAGAGCAGTGCAG AACACCTTCACTTCAGTCAAAGTTGGAGTGATATCTGTTTACCATGCAGGGCAAG ACTCGTATCAGTTCCTTCGAGATCCACCTCCTGGCTTCCTGCCTAGAGTGGGTGTCATCTGTGTGTCCGGATTGGGTGGCCTGATACTGGCACGCAAGGGTAAgtgttgttttactgtttaa